A genome region from Syntrophaceae bacterium includes the following:
- a CDS encoding DotU family type IV/VI secretion system protein encodes MHLSDCFIDLIAYVTYFLRSVESRQPSFERVRGDIQRLVAASEENLKKGLVPQEDYDQARFAVFAWIDEAILASPWRERDLWLREQLQRVHYRTTDAGETFYERLGALGAHQREVREIYYLCLALGFKGRHHSDEYALEQLKTSSLKLLMGSSLGIPSLERVELFPEAWPAGSVDPGTRKRPPRWSWITVACVAGPAALFGLLFMMYFFILGHVGENFLRAVSYG; translated from the coding sequence ATGCACCTGAGCGACTGCTTCATCGACCTCATCGCCTACGTCACCTATTTCCTGCGCTCCGTCGAGAGCCGCCAGCCGTCCTTCGAGCGGGTCCGGGGGGACATCCAGCGGCTCGTCGCCGCGAGCGAGGAAAACCTGAAGAAGGGCCTCGTGCCCCAGGAGGATTACGACCAGGCGCGCTTCGCCGTCTTCGCCTGGATCGACGAGGCGATCCTCGCCTCGCCGTGGCGGGAGAGGGACCTCTGGCTGCGCGAGCAGCTCCAGCGCGTCCACTACCGCACGACGGACGCCGGCGAGACGTTCTACGAACGCCTGGGCGCCCTGGGCGCCCACCAGCGCGAGGTCCGCGAAATCTACTACCTGTGCCTCGCCCTGGGGTTCAAGGGCCGCCACCACAGCGACGAGTACGCCCTCGAGCAGCTCAAGACCTCGAGCCTCAAGCTGCTCATGGGGAGCTCCCTGGGCATCCCGTCCCTCGAACGGGTGGAACTGTTCCCCGAGGCGTGGCCCGCCGGTTCGGTGGACCCGGGCACCCGCAAGCGGCCGCCGCGCTGGTCCTGGATCACCGTGGCCTGTGTCGCCGGGCCGGCCGCGCTGTTCGGCCTCCTGTTCATGATGTACTTCTTCATCCTCGGCCATGTGGGCGAGAATTTCCTGCGGGCGGTGTCATACGGATGA
- the tssK gene encoding type VI secretion system baseplate subunit TssK — protein MSVARPLFWQQGLFLQPQHFQLQEQSLRGLLAPYGRYAAPHLWGVAQLEIRASALPNRILDVHRGSFLFPDGTWVELPGNAVLPARSFDESWAGPLNVWLALKAWNEAGENVTVVETLEDVSGVTTRFAATTDPEVIADLHAGGPEGRVRRLHYVLKLLWEHEIAEAGGYVLLPLAQLVRSGAEVRLSEDYSPPCLTLASSEPLMKLIGEIRDQLTARGRQLEEYKKRRGIHSAEFGSRDMVYVLALRSINRAVPLLHHFTETRDVHPWAAYGALRQLVGELSSFSEHVNALGEWSDGRRMVPPYNHRDLWGCYAALQDLLSSLLDEITAGPEYIIRLTRDGAHWAADLRPALFEGRNRFYLALRTESNPQDVLQAVRTVVKLGSREDLRVIVARALPGIGLEHQLQTPKELPWRSNTLYFAVQHRSELWESVMKNRNVALYWASAPDDLDAELMVVGRA, from the coding sequence ATGAGCGTCGCGAGGCCTCTCTTCTGGCAGCAGGGGCTCTTCCTGCAGCCGCAGCACTTCCAGCTCCAGGAGCAGTCCCTCCGCGGGCTGCTTGCACCCTACGGCCGGTACGCGGCCCCTCACCTCTGGGGGGTGGCGCAGCTGGAGATCCGCGCCTCGGCCCTGCCCAACCGGATTCTCGACGTGCACCGGGGCTCGTTCCTGTTCCCCGACGGGACTTGGGTCGAGCTGCCCGGCAACGCCGTGCTCCCGGCGCGATCCTTCGACGAGTCCTGGGCCGGCCCCCTCAACGTCTGGCTCGCCCTCAAGGCGTGGAACGAGGCGGGTGAGAACGTGACGGTCGTCGAGACCCTGGAGGACGTCTCCGGCGTGACGACCCGGTTCGCGGCGACGACCGACCCCGAGGTGATCGCCGACCTGCACGCGGGGGGCCCCGAGGGCCGCGTCCGGAGGCTTCATTACGTCCTGAAGCTGCTCTGGGAGCACGAAATCGCCGAGGCGGGCGGCTACGTCCTGCTGCCGCTGGCGCAGCTGGTGCGGTCCGGCGCCGAGGTGCGCCTGTCGGAAGACTACAGCCCCCCGTGCCTGACGCTGGCGTCGTCGGAGCCGCTCATGAAGCTCATCGGCGAGATCCGCGACCAGCTGACCGCCCGCGGCCGCCAGCTCGAGGAGTACAAGAAGCGGCGCGGCATCCACTCGGCCGAGTTCGGCTCGCGCGACATGGTCTACGTCCTGGCCCTGCGGTCGATCAACCGCGCCGTGCCGCTGCTGCACCACTTCACGGAAACCCGCGACGTGCACCCCTGGGCCGCCTACGGCGCGCTGCGGCAGCTCGTCGGCGAGCTGTCGTCCTTCTCCGAGCACGTCAACGCCCTGGGCGAGTGGAGCGACGGCCGCCGGATGGTCCCACCGTACAACCACCGGGACCTCTGGGGATGCTACGCGGCCCTGCAGGACCTCCTCTCGAGCCTGCTCGACGAGATCACCGCGGGCCCGGAGTACATCATCCGCCTCACCCGGGACGGGGCCCACTGGGCCGCCGACCTGCGGCCCGCGCTCTTCGAGGGGCGCAACCGCTTCTACCTCGCGCTGCGGACCGAGTCGAACCCGCAGGACGTCCTGCAGGCCGTCAGGACGGTCGTGAAGCTCGGCTCGCGGGAGGACCTGCGCGTCATCGTCGCGCGGGCCCTGCCGGGCATCGGCCTCGAGCACCAGCTCCAGACGCCCAAGGAGCTGCCCTGGCGCTCCAACACCCTGTACTTCGCCGTCCAGCACCGCAGCGAGCTGTGGGAGTCGGTGATGAAGAACCGCAACGTGGCCCTGTACTGGGCCAGCGCGCCCGATGACCTGGACGCGGAACTGATGGTTGTGGGGAGAGCGTAA
- a CDS encoding type VI secretion system lipoprotein TssJ, with amino-acid sequence MKKTLLPIVILALMSLVASCAATGGRAAMSPYIEGGINVHFRGDRQLNLYQGAPHALTVCAYQLRDLNGFNQVLEEKEGVARLMECSRFDPSVNFAKRLVVQPGRDLYDAMEVSEGTRHVAIVAGYYGFKKKDAVKTMPLPLKGMPFFKKPGGTDISVFCGPQELRILKGGES; translated from the coding sequence ATGAAAAAGACCCTGTTGCCGATTGTCATCCTGGCGCTGATGAGCCTGGTTGCCTCGTGCGCCGCCACCGGCGGCCGCGCCGCCATGTCCCCCTACATCGAGGGGGGGATCAACGTGCACTTCCGCGGCGACCGGCAGCTCAACCTCTACCAGGGAGCCCCCCATGCCCTCACCGTGTGCGCCTACCAGTTGCGGGACCTCAACGGATTCAACCAGGTCCTCGAGGAGAAGGAGGGGGTGGCGAGGCTCATGGAGTGCAGCCGCTTCGACCCGAGCGTGAACTTCGCCAAGCGGCTCGTGGTCCAGCCCGGACGCGACCTCTACGACGCCATGGAGGTCTCCGAGGGGACCCGGCACGTCGCCATCGTGGCCGGCTACTACGGATTCAAGAAGAAGGACGCCGTCAAGACGATGCCCCTGCCCCTGAAGGGGATGCCCTTCTTCAAGAAACCCGGGGGCACGGACATCAGCGTCTTCTGCGGCCCCCAGGAGCTGCGCATCCTCAAGGGGGGCGAGTCATGA
- a CDS encoding IS1595 family transposase has product MSTANRYAKRSKISEAKFRELVRYFALDLDAHKIAALTRLNRNTVNRYLLRIRERIAEHCEEAFPTGGTGAGGTCSSGGRRGRIPVIGIFERGGRVSAGFVLEGDGPSGHGGGPADILRPDAWRGYGGLGDETDAKDGHRGADGRADGIRSFRRYARRRLAKFRGVPGSTFYLHLKECEFRFNCRNRSMYLVVLKLLRENPLS; this is encoded by the coding sequence ATGTCAACAGCGAACCGATACGCGAAGCGTTCGAAAATCTCCGAGGCCAAGTTCCGGGAGCTGGTCCGGTACTTCGCGCTCGACCTCGATGCCCACAAGATCGCCGCCCTGACCCGCCTGAACCGCAACACCGTCAACCGCTACCTGCTGCGGATCCGTGAGCGCATCGCGGAGCACTGCGAGGAGGCCTTCCCGACCGGCGGGACCGGCGCGGGCGGAACCTGCAGCAGCGGCGGCCGACGCGGGCGAATCCCCGTCATCGGGATCTTCGAGCGCGGCGGGCGCGTCAGCGCAGGCTTCGTCCTGGAAGGCGACGGCCCATCGGGTCACGGCGGCGGGCCGGCCGACATCCTGCGCCCCGACGCCTGGCGCGGATACGGCGGCCTCGGCGACGAGACCGACGCGAAGGACGGCCATCGGGGGGCCGACGGGAGGGCCGACGGCATCCGGAGTTTCCGCCGGTACGCCCGGAGGCGGCTCGCGAAATTCCGCGGCGTGCCCGGGTCGACCTTCTACCTGCACCTGAAGGAGTGCGAGTTCCGGTTCAACTGCCGCAACCGCAGCATGTACCTCGTGGTCTTGAAGCTGCTGAGGGAAAACCCGCTCAGCTGA
- a CDS encoding PilZ domain-containing protein: MNIGPGSNVEIILELDELKEKIDVRRAIVHDVEGDRYILSQTSPPVRLSDVGKDARVTRLARKGDQLYRWGFSGTFEEILRDYPLNSSKTVQALVIRRTSGFETCNLRMHYRVRPGSEWSTRIAVDSQAVNLIDISIGGALFSHGIGRPFEHNRNVEVTYTGSDGTRHAIPAVVRRVWTPQDARCNGIEFVAVRFTNLKKELERELAREIIELQRGTLYKV, translated from the coding sequence ATGAACATCGGTCCCGGCTCCAATGTAGAGATCATCCTCGAGCTGGATGAGCTGAAAGAGAAGATCGACGTCCGCAGGGCGATCGTCCACGACGTCGAGGGGGACCGTTACATCCTCTCCCAGACGAGCCCGCCCGTCCGGCTCTCCGACGTCGGGAAAGACGCCCGGGTGACCCGCCTGGCCCGGAAGGGCGATCAGCTCTATCGATGGGGGTTCTCGGGAACGTTCGAGGAGATCCTCCGCGACTACCCGCTGAATTCCTCCAAAACGGTCCAGGCCCTGGTCATCCGCAGGACCTCCGGCTTCGAGACCTGCAACCTGAGGATGCACTACCGGGTGCGGCCCGGCTCGGAGTGGTCGACGCGCATCGCCGTCGACTCGCAGGCGGTCAACCTCATCGACATCTCCATCGGCGGGGCCCTCTTCAGCCACGGCATCGGGCGCCCCTTCGAGCACAACCGGAACGTCGAGGTGACCTACACGGGAAGCGACGGGACGCGGCACGCCATCCCCGCCGTCGTCCGCAGGGTCTGGACCCCGCAGGACGCCCGCTGCAACGGCATCGAGTTCGTCGCCGTCCGCTTCACGAACCTGAAGAAGGAGCTGGAGCGGGAACTCGCCCGCGAGATCATTGAGCTGCAGCGCGGCACCCTTTACAAAGTCTGA
- a CDS encoding ArsR family transcriptional regulator, whose product MARITPQEAYAQVASGKALLVCAYENEKTCSTIMLERAITLKEFQSRLAGLTKDQPIIFYCA is encoded by the coding sequence GTGGCCCGGATCACTCCGCAGGAGGCGTATGCACAGGTCGCCTCGGGGAAGGCGCTCCTGGTCTGCGCCTATGAAAACGAGAAGACCTGCAGCACGATTATGCTGGAGCGGGCGATCACCCTGAAGGAATTCCAAAGCCGGCTCGCGGGGCTTACAAAGGACCAGCCGATCATCTTCTACTGCGCCTGA
- a CDS encoding FAD-dependent oxidoreductase encodes MKRDCDFDLIVIGAGIAGMVSAVTAASLGKRVAVVEKSRVGGSCTNTTCIPSKALIRLSHAGREMAHLERLGLLRLPAGGLEGARVMARIRDIVRTAYEKDLPETFERIGIRMISAQAGFLDPHRIRAGGETLSARAFIIAAGTRPLIPAIPGLDAVDYLTNETLYRLDDLPRSLLILGGGVDGLEYASAFGRLGVETTVVEMATRLLPMADGELVERLLEALRADGIRVLTGTKAVGLAGRQGRVVLTVERQGGAREEIEAERVLVAAGRKPDLEGLALEKAGVEFNARGIVTDRRLRTSAAHIYACGDIVGPYQLASTAEAHGIVAATNACLPVKRNVDYRNNVTVVFTEPPLAWVGLTEAQARETHGRGIRVYRFPYGTMRRALIDGTGTGAAKFVCDGRGRIAGAHILGEAAAEVIHEAALIRAMRKPLHAVQVLTHAYPTYAQALVGRASQLAFLDRMAANPFVALALHALPGYAHRIHLARERLDEEHPPEPTEFSSEALPAGGGGCPVESRPAAPDVLVLDVRGVLDAACEGALAEAFEAGLDKHRRILLNLSGLSHMDPEGAGALVANAVRAGAKGAGVAACGLAAPLRDVFRLTRLDEIIAVFDSEAQALEAADFSPRRGVFHAPYGGPLQPGWARSVERLSTGLIPDEAMDINVRGREPAGPVRGFGRLWDKRYRLRIEGNAPEPREIVSVWKAEFADFWPAGNRFFPSGGAAIAPGTVAVLNLRLPGGLVVATGLMVLYVADTAFSFISIEGHVIAGWITFSSFREGDATVVQVHPLFRPSDPLMEFSFRIGAGGEEDRFWHSTLGNLAARLGLRGQVEQRDTLIDGRLQWGEASNILLSAPVLSSFYMPLYLMKQALRR; translated from the coding sequence ATGAAGAGGGACTGTGACTTCGACCTGATCGTCATCGGCGCGGGGATCGCCGGCATGGTCTCCGCCGTGACGGCGGCAAGCCTGGGCAAGCGCGTCGCGGTCGTCGAGAAGTCGAGGGTCGGCGGGAGCTGCACGAACACGACCTGCATCCCGAGCAAGGCCCTGATCCGCCTCTCCCACGCGGGCCGCGAGATGGCGCACCTGGAGCGCCTGGGCCTGCTTCGCCTGCCCGCGGGCGGCCTCGAAGGCGCGCGGGTCATGGCCCGCATCCGGGATATCGTCCGGACGGCCTACGAGAAGGACCTCCCCGAGACCTTCGAGCGGATCGGGATCCGCATGATTTCGGCGCAGGCGGGCTTTCTGGACCCGCACCGCATCCGCGCGGGCGGCGAGACCCTGTCCGCGCGGGCATTCATCATCGCCGCCGGCACGAGACCCCTCATCCCTGCAATCCCGGGGCTCGACGCCGTCGACTACCTTACCAACGAGACCCTCTACCGCCTCGACGATCTGCCCCGGTCCCTCCTGATTCTCGGCGGCGGGGTGGACGGCCTGGAGTACGCCTCCGCCTTCGGGCGGCTCGGCGTGGAGACGACCGTCGTCGAGATGGCCACGCGCCTCCTGCCGATGGCCGACGGCGAGCTGGTCGAGCGGCTGCTCGAGGCGCTGCGCGCAGACGGCATCCGTGTTCTTACGGGGACGAAGGCCGTGGGGCTTGCCGGCCGGCAGGGGCGGGTTGTCCTCACGGTCGAGAGGCAGGGCGGCGCGCGGGAGGAGATCGAGGCGGAGCGCGTGCTCGTTGCCGCGGGGCGAAAGCCCGACCTCGAGGGGCTCGCGCTCGAGAAGGCGGGCGTCGAGTTCAACGCCCGGGGCATCGTCACGGACCGCAGGCTTCGCACCTCGGCTGCCCACATCTACGCCTGCGGCGACATCGTCGGCCCCTACCAGCTGGCCTCCACCGCCGAGGCCCACGGGATCGTGGCGGCCACCAACGCCTGCCTGCCCGTCAAGCGCAACGTGGATTACCGCAACAACGTCACCGTCGTCTTCACCGAGCCGCCCCTGGCCTGGGTGGGCCTCACGGAGGCGCAGGCCAGGGAGACGCACGGGCGCGGCATCCGCGTCTACCGCTTCCCCTACGGGACGATGCGCCGGGCGCTCATCGACGGCACGGGGACGGGGGCGGCCAAGTTCGTCTGCGACGGCCGCGGGCGCATCGCGGGGGCGCACATCCTGGGCGAGGCCGCGGCGGAGGTCATCCACGAGGCGGCGCTCATCCGGGCGATGAGGAAGCCCCTGCACGCCGTGCAGGTCCTGACCCACGCCTACCCGACCTACGCCCAGGCCCTCGTGGGGAGGGCAAGCCAGCTGGCCTTCCTGGACCGGATGGCGGCCAACCCCTTCGTGGCCCTTGCCCTCCATGCGCTGCCCGGCTACGCCCACCGCATCCACCTGGCGCGCGAGCGCCTCGACGAGGAGCACCCCCCGGAGCCGACGGAGTTTTCGAGCGAGGCCCTGCCGGCAGGCGGCGGGGGCTGCCCCGTCGAGTCCCGGCCGGCGGCGCCGGATGTCCTTGTCCTGGATGTCCGCGGCGTCCTCGATGCGGCCTGCGAGGGGGCCCTCGCCGAGGCCTTCGAGGCGGGCCTCGACAAGCACCGGCGCATCCTCCTGAACCTTTCGGGCCTTTCGCACATGGATCCGGAAGGGGCGGGGGCGCTCGTCGCAAACGCCGTCCGGGCCGGGGCAAAGGGGGCCGGGGTTGCGGCCTGCGGCCTTGCGGCCCCGCTGCGGGATGTCTTCCGCCTCACGAGGCTCGACGAGATCATCGCGGTCTTCGACAGCGAGGCGCAGGCCCTCGAGGCTGCGGATTTCTCCCCCCGCCGCGGCGTTTTCCACGCGCCCTACGGGGGGCCGCTGCAGCCCGGCTGGGCCCGTTCCGTCGAGCGGCTCTCGACGGGCCTCATCCCCGACGAGGCGATGGACATCAACGTCCGGGGCCGGGAGCCCGCCGGTCCCGTGCGGGGCTTCGGCAGGCTCTGGGACAAGCGCTACCGCCTCCGCATCGAGGGCAACGCGCCCGAGCCGCGCGAGATCGTCTCCGTGTGGAAGGCGGAGTTTGCCGATTTCTGGCCCGCGGGCAACCGCTTCTTTCCCTCCGGCGGGGCCGCGATCGCACCCGGCACGGTGGCCGTCCTGAACCTGCGCCTGCCCGGCGGGCTCGTGGTCGCCACGGGCCTCATGGTCCTCTACGTGGCCGACACGGCCTTCAGCTTCATCAGCATCGAGGGGCACGTCATCGCGGGCTGGATCACCTTCAGCAGCTTCCGCGAGGGCGATGCCACGGTCGTGCAGGTGCACCCGCTCTTCCGGCCGAGCGACCCGCTCATGGAGTTTTCCTTCCGCATCGGCGCGGGCGGCGAGGAGGACCGCTTCTGGCACTCGACACTGGGCAACCTGGCCGCGAGGCTGGGCCTCCGGGGGCAGGTGGAGCAGCGCGACACGCTGATCGACGGCCGACTCCAGTGGGGCGAGGCCTCAAACATCCTGCTCAGCGCGCCCGTCCTGTCGTCCTTTTACATGCCCCTTTACCTCATGAAGCAGGCGCTGCGGCGCTGA
- a CDS encoding NAD(P)/FAD-dependent oxidoreductase produces MSFARDHYDAVVVGAGPNGLAAAITLTRRFRHVLLVEAADTVGGGARSAALTLPGFVHDVCSAVHPLALSSPFFRQLGLERLGLEWVHPEIPLAHAFEGGGALCLHRSLEETAEGLGPDGGAYRMLIGPFAQSHERLLGDVLKPLPLPAHPFLMARFGLKGLRTARGLAEAAFRQERTRALFAGLAAHAIIPLERAATAVFGILLAVLAHGVGWPVVRGGSQRLADALAECFRQAGGEIRTGLEVRSVADLPRAERYLFDVTPRQLLAIEGLGLSEGYRAKLSRFRYGPGVCKVDWALSGPIPWEADACRRAGTVHLGGSLGEIAASVRDAHEGRVCRAPYVVLAQQSLFDPTRAPAGCHTAWAYCHVPNGSPADMTETIEQRIERCAPGFRGLILARSSMPAPAMERHNANYVGGDINGGVQDLRQLYSRPVLSLFPYRTSNPKVYLCSSSTPPGGGVHGLCGHYAARAL; encoded by the coding sequence GTGTCCTTTGCGCGAGATCATTACGATGCCGTCGTCGTGGGCGCCGGACCCAACGGCCTGGCCGCGGCCATAACGCTCACGAGGCGTTTCCGGCACGTCCTGCTCGTGGAGGCGGCGGACACGGTCGGCGGCGGCGCGCGCTCGGCCGCCCTCACGCTCCCCGGCTTCGTCCACGACGTCTGCTCCGCCGTCCATCCCCTGGCCCTCTCGTCGCCCTTCTTCCGCCAACTCGGGCTCGAGCGGCTCGGTCTCGAATGGGTCCACCCCGAAATCCCCCTCGCCCATGCCTTCGAGGGCGGCGGGGCCCTGTGCCTGCACCGCTCGCTCGAGGAGACGGCCGAGGGTCTCGGCCCCGACGGCGGGGCATACCGGATGCTCATCGGCCCCTTCGCGCAGAGTCACGAGAGGCTTCTGGGGGATGTCCTCAAACCCCTGCCGCTTCCGGCCCACCCCTTCCTCATGGCCCGCTTCGGGCTGAAGGGCCTGCGCACGGCCCGGGGCCTGGCCGAGGCGGCGTTCCGGCAGGAGCGGACGCGGGCCCTCTTCGCGGGGCTTGCGGCCCACGCCATCATCCCCCTGGAGAGGGCCGCGACGGCGGTCTTCGGCATCCTGCTGGCCGTGCTCGCCCACGGCGTGGGCTGGCCGGTCGTCAGGGGGGGCTCGCAGAGGCTCGCCGACGCGCTGGCCGAATGCTTCCGGCAGGCCGGCGGGGAGATCCGCACGGGCCTCGAGGTCCGCTCGGTGGCCGACCTGCCGCGGGCGGAGCGCTACCTCTTCGACGTCACGCCCCGGCAGCTTCTCGCGATCGAGGGCCTCGGCCTCTCGGAGGGTTACCGTGCGAAGCTCTCGCGCTTCCGCTACGGACCCGGCGTCTGCAAGGTGGACTGGGCCCTGTCAGGCCCCATCCCCTGGGAGGCCGACGCCTGCAGGAGGGCGGGCACCGTGCACCTCGGGGGCTCCCTCGGGGAGATCGCCGCCTCGGTCCGGGACGCCCACGAGGGGAGGGTATGCCGCGCACCCTACGTGGTCCTTGCCCAGCAGAGCCTCTTCGACCCCACGCGCGCCCCGGCCGGATGTCACACCGCCTGGGCCTACTGCCACGTCCCGAACGGGTCCCCGGCGGACATGACGGAGACCATCGAGCAGCGGATCGAGCGCTGCGCACCCGGCTTCCGGGGACTGATCCTGGCGCGAAGCAGCATGCCCGCCCCGGCCATGGAGCGCCACAACGCGAACTACGTGGGCGGCGACATCAACGGCGGCGTGCAGGACCTGCGGCAGCTCTACAGCCGCCCCGTTCTGTCGCTGTTTCCCTACCGGACCTCGAACCCAAAGGTCTACCTCTGCTCGTCCTCGACGCCGCCCGGCGGCGGCGTCCACGGCCTGTGCGGCCACTACGCCGCGCGGGCGCTCTGA
- a CDS encoding FtsX-like permease family protein, protein MYRIALKMLMGDRGKYLGLIMGLTFAALLITQQSSIFTGLMTRTYSFINDLSQPDIWVMDPKVQFVDDVKPLQDTQLIRVRGITGVEWAVPLYKGLLKARLEDGNFQIVNVLGLDDATLIGGPPVMVEGTLADLRRQDAIIVNDVGAATRLARKPAEPGGRPVPLGVGDVLEINDRRAVVVGICRVSRTFQSQPVIYTTYSRATTFAPRERKLLSFVLVKAAGGVDPKELAGRIARGTGLAAYTAQEFKDLTFNYYMRSTGIPINFGIAVMLGFLIGTAIAGQTFYNFTLENLRYFGTLKAMGTADTVLLRMIVLQALVVGALGYGLGVGAAALFGYLMRGTELSFRLVPEILVLAGGAIAVIVTFSALLSIRRVMKLEPAIVFKM, encoded by the coding sequence ATGTACCGCATCGCCTTGAAAATGCTCATGGGGGATCGCGGCAAGTACCTGGGCCTCATCATGGGGCTCACCTTCGCGGCCCTGCTCATCACCCAGCAGTCCTCCATCTTCACCGGCCTCATGACCCGCACCTACAGCTTCATCAACGACCTCTCCCAGCCCGACATCTGGGTGATGGACCCCAAGGTGCAGTTCGTCGACGACGTCAAGCCCCTGCAGGACACGCAGCTCATCCGGGTGCGGGGCATCACCGGCGTCGAGTGGGCCGTGCCCCTGTACAAGGGGCTCCTCAAGGCCCGCCTCGAGGACGGCAACTTCCAGATCGTCAACGTCCTGGGCCTCGACGACGCGACCCTCATCGGGGGCCCGCCCGTCATGGTCGAGGGCACCCTCGCCGACCTGCGGAGGCAGGACGCGATCATCGTCAACGACGTGGGGGCGGCCACGCGGCTGGCCCGGAAGCCGGCGGAGCCCGGCGGCAGGCCCGTGCCGCTCGGGGTGGGCGACGTCCTCGAGATCAACGACCGGCGCGCCGTCGTCGTGGGCATCTGCCGCGTGTCGCGGACGTTCCAGTCGCAGCCCGTCATCTACACGACCTACAGCCGCGCCACGACCTTCGCCCCGCGGGAGCGCAAGCTGCTGTCCTTCGTGCTCGTCAAGGCGGCCGGCGGCGTGGACCCGAAGGAGCTGGCCGGGCGGATCGCGCGGGGCACGGGACTTGCGGCCTACACGGCGCAGGAGTTCAAGGACCTGACGTTCAACTACTACATGCGGAGCACGGGGATCCCCATCAATTTCGGGATCGCCGTCATGCTGGGCTTCCTGATCGGCACGGCCATCGCGGGCCAGACGTTCTACAACTTCACCCTCGAGAACCTGCGCTACTTCGGCACCCTGAAGGCCATGGGCACGGCCGACACGGTGCTGCTGCGGATGATCGTCCTGCAGGCCCTCGTCGTGGGGGCCCTGGGATACGGGCTCGGGGTGGGCGCCGCCGCGCTGTTCGGCTACCTGATGCGGGGCACGGAGCTGTCCTTCCGGCTCGTCCCCGAGATCCTCGTCCTCGCGGGGGGCGCCATCGCTGTCATCGTCACCTTCTCGGCCCTGCTGAGCATCCGCCGGGTCATGAAGCTCGAGCCGGCCATCGTGTTCAAGATGTAG
- a CDS encoding ABC transporter ATP-binding protein — protein sequence MSQNGTAVSLRGVTKAYGEGASRVQALRGVDLDVRPGELLMLVGPSGCGKTTLISVVAAILDHDEGDIVVFGHDLRSMSPAEKTRFRGANIGFVFQAYNLIPTLSVAENAAIPLLILGRRRAEALSRAEEVLRAVGLGDKLEAYPAALSGGQQQRVAIARALVNNPRLIVCDEPTSALDADTGRLVMEVLRKNALSEDRALVIVTHDNRIFSFADRIARMDDGRIILVEPQVATS from the coding sequence ATGTCTCAGAACGGAACGGCGGTTTCCCTGCGGGGCGTCACCAAGGCCTACGGCGAGGGCGCTTCGCGGGTCCAGGCCCTCCGGGGTGTCGACCTCGACGTGCGTCCCGGGGAGCTGCTCATGCTCGTGGGGCCCTCGGGCTGCGGGAAGACGACCCTCATCTCCGTGGTGGCCGCCATCCTGGACCACGACGAGGGCGACATCGTCGTCTTCGGCCATGACCTGCGGTCCATGAGCCCCGCCGAGAAGACCCGCTTCCGGGGGGCCAACATCGGCTTCGTGTTCCAGGCCTACAACCTGATCCCCACGCTCAGCGTCGCGGAGAACGCGGCCATCCCCCTGCTGATCCTGGGGCGCCGCAGGGCCGAGGCCCTGTCGCGGGCCGAGGAGGTCCTGCGGGCCGTCGGGCTCGGGGACAAGCTCGAGGCCTATCCCGCAGCGCTCTCGGGCGGGCAGCAGCAGCGGGTGGCGATCGCCCGGGCCCTGGTCAACAACCCGCGGCTCATCGTCTGCGACGAGCCCACCAGCGCCCTCGACGCCGACACGGGCAGGCTGGTGATGGAGGTCCTGCGGAAAAACGCCCTGTCCGAGGACCGGGCCCTCGTCATCGTCACCCATGACAACCGCATCTTCAGCTTCGCCGACCGCATCGCCCGGATGGACGACGGCAGGATCATCCTCGTCGAGCCGCAGGTGGCGACGTCCTAG